From Acetonema longum DSM 6540, the proteins below share one genomic window:
- a CDS encoding peptide ABC transporter substrate-binding protein codes for MLAFGLLIFSAACSNKSAPQDSQKKSPVMPGGRLVFASSYEPNTLNPLLSDLVSAKEVASLVFSGLVRMNDKGEWFADLATEVPSLQNGGVSADGRTVTYRLRQNVLWHDGVPFTADDVVFTWQVIMNPRNNIVTREGYDQILSVEAVDKYTVVMKFRQQYPPYLTLFSAILPKHLLQSADFAKTAFHRAPVGTGPFIFKQWRIGEDITLDANHNYHLGKPVLDSILYRIIPDLNVLLTQLKAGQIDIVGGLDLAYLEQIKAMDGVRSFFSPTLVWEHLDLNMDSPLLRDVQVRTAIALGLDRQAIINAALKGTASVAATDQAAFSWGCNPALQPAARNLTAARETLTQAGWKLGTDNVFVKDGRKLAISLMTTNGNKTREIAAQAVAQQLKELGIEVSLRFIDSKQLFSTVLPGRRFDAAMYAWQLGQDPDNRGLWHSRSIPAPHNQYLGKNYSGWRNPEVDNLTDQAFQTMDVMARQQMYYRVQELMLQDWPAIPLYFRTELGVTKHSIVNYQPTVNGGALWNSWQIGFAAP; via the coding sequence ATGTTAGCTTTCGGATTGCTGATATTTAGCGCTGCCTGCAGCAACAAGTCCGCCCCTCAGGATTCTCAGAAAAAAAGCCCGGTAATGCCGGGCGGGCGACTGGTCTTTGCCAGCAGCTATGAACCCAACACGTTAAATCCTTTGTTATCTGACCTGGTCAGCGCCAAGGAAGTGGCCAGTCTGGTTTTCAGCGGCTTAGTCCGAATGAATGACAAAGGGGAATGGTTCGCCGACCTGGCGACGGAAGTGCCTTCTCTGCAAAATGGCGGCGTAAGCGCAGATGGCCGTACTGTGACCTACCGGTTGCGGCAGAATGTTCTCTGGCATGACGGTGTGCCGTTTACGGCTGACGATGTGGTTTTTACCTGGCAGGTCATCATGAATCCTAGAAACAACATTGTAACGCGGGAAGGATACGATCAGATTCTTTCGGTAGAAGCAGTGGACAAATATACTGTTGTAATGAAATTTCGCCAGCAGTATCCTCCCTATCTGACCCTGTTTTCCGCTATTTTACCCAAGCATTTGCTGCAATCGGCGGATTTTGCCAAAACAGCCTTTCACCGGGCGCCGGTGGGAACCGGGCCGTTTATCTTTAAACAATGGCGTATTGGCGAGGATATCACTCTGGATGCAAACCACAACTATCACTTAGGCAAGCCGGTATTGGACAGTATCCTTTACAGAATCATTCCCGACCTGAATGTCCTTTTGACCCAGCTAAAAGCCGGTCAGATCGATATTGTCGGCGGTCTTGATTTGGCCTATCTGGAACAAATTAAAGCCATGGACGGGGTTCGTTCGTTTTTTTCTCCGACCCTTGTTTGGGAGCATCTGGACTTGAATATGGACTCTCCGCTGCTGCGGGATGTTCAGGTACGAACCGCTATTGCACTGGGGTTAGACAGGCAGGCGATTATCAATGCCGCCTTAAAGGGAACCGCTTCGGTTGCAGCAACGGATCAGGCTGCTTTTTCATGGGGCTGCAATCCGGCGCTTCAGCCTGCGGCTCGCAATCTGACGGCGGCCCGTGAGACGCTTACTCAGGCAGGCTGGAAACTGGGAACAGACAATGTTTTTGTCAAGGATGGGCGCAAACTGGCCATTTCCCTGATGACTACTAATGGCAATAAAACTCGGGAAATTGCCGCTCAGGCTGTTGCCCAGCAGTTGAAAGAATTGGGCATAGAAGTTTCGCTTCGTTTTATAGACTCTAAACAGCTGTTTTCTACTGTTTTGCCGGGCAGAAGGTTTGACGCGGCAATGTATGCCTGGCAATTAGGACAGGACCCTGATAATCGAGGACTTTGGCATTCCCGCAGTATTCCCGCGCCTCACAATCAGTACTTGGGTAAGAATTACTCCGGCTGGCGAAATCCTGAAGTAGACAATTTGACCGACCAGGCTTTCCAAACAATGGATGTAATGGCGCGCCAGCAAATGTATTACCGGGTACAGGAACTGATGCTGCAAGATTGGCCAGCCATTCCTCTGTATTTCCGGACTGAGTTGGGCGTAACCAAACATAGTATCGTGAACTACCAACCGACGGTCAATGGCGGTGCGCTCTGGAATTCCTGGCAAATCGGCTTTGCTGCCCCGTAA
- a CDS encoding lytic transglycosylase domain-containing protein, translated as MILQGLTRVKLLVTMCLFLVISGVFIYRSDWFQETFLYPFLYRSTIYHYALENEVDPYLVAAVIRTESKFIPEAQSPKGALGLMQMMPETAQWVAEQSKTVGFTPETLTQPEMNIRLGTWYLASLKHEFENNEVLMLAAYNGGRGNVKEWMKKYGWTMGFSDASQIPFKETREYVGKVLYHKQRYQDLYGR; from the coding sequence ATGATTTTGCAAGGTCTCACCCGGGTGAAACTCCTGGTGACAATGTGTCTTTTTTTGGTGATAAGCGGGGTGTTCATTTACCGCAGCGATTGGTTTCAAGAGACTTTCCTCTACCCCTTTCTCTATCGGAGCACCATTTACCATTATGCATTGGAGAATGAAGTGGATCCTTATCTGGTAGCGGCAGTCATAAGGACGGAAAGTAAATTTATACCGGAAGCACAGTCGCCCAAAGGGGCTTTGGGCCTGATGCAAATGATGCCGGAAACAGCCCAATGGGTGGCTGAACAAAGCAAGACTGTCGGTTTTACACCTGAGACCCTTACCCAGCCGGAAATGAATATTCGCCTTGGTACCTGGTACCTGGCATCTCTAAAGCATGAATTCGAAAACAATGAAGTTTTGATGCTGGCTGCCTACAATGGAGGGAGAGGCAATGTAAAGGAATGGATGAAAAAATATGGCTGGACCATGGGATTTTCTGATGCCTCCCAGATTCCTTTTAAAGAAACGAGGGAATACGTTGGTAAAGTGTTGTATCATAAACAGCGTTATCAAGACCTGTATGGGAGATAG
- the coaE gene encoding dephospho-CoA kinase (Dephospho-CoA kinase (CoaE) performs the final step in coenzyme A biosynthesis.), with amino-acid sequence MMVIIGLTGGIASGKSSVSAVLKECGALVIDADEVARQAVQPQQPAWYKIIGNFGRTVLLEDDQIDRKQLGNIIFHDPVKKLLLEQSTHPYILQLVQERIAQGKNEGYDIIVLDVPLLFEVGWDKMADQIWVVYVSKATQLARLMQRDRLSDLEALVRIGSQMSLEEKKARADLVIDNGDTPECTREQVIQACNRVRNQAGEQQK; translated from the coding sequence ATGATGGTTATCATTGGCCTGACCGGTGGCATTGCCAGCGGGAAAAGTAGCGTAAGCGCTGTTTTGAAAGAATGCGGCGCACTTGTCATTGACGCCGATGAGGTGGCGCGTCAGGCTGTGCAGCCGCAGCAGCCGGCCTGGTACAAGATTATCGGAAACTTTGGCCGGACGGTATTGTTGGAAGATGACCAGATTGACCGTAAACAACTGGGAAATATTATTTTCCATGATCCCGTGAAAAAATTGCTGCTGGAACAATCCACTCATCCCTATATTCTGCAGCTGGTACAGGAACGTATTGCCCAGGGGAAAAATGAGGGCTACGATATTATTGTATTGGACGTACCTTTATTGTTTGAGGTTGGCTGGGACAAAATGGCGGATCAGATCTGGGTTGTTTATGTGAGTAAAGCGACCCAGTTAGCTCGTCTGATGCAGCGGGACCGCCTTTCCGATCTTGAAGCGCTGGTGCGCATAGGCTCTCAGATGAGCCTGGAAGAAAAAAAGGCCAGGGCAGACTTGGTCATTGACAACGGTGATACGCCGGAGTGTACCCGCGAGCAAGTAATTCAGGCCTGTAACCGAGTACGGAACCAGGCGGGAGAACAACAGAAATAA
- the mutM gene encoding bifunctional DNA-formamidopyrimidine glycosylase/DNA-(apurinic or apyrimidinic site) lyase → MPELPEVETIRRNLESHIVDKQITAVDIFLPRLVKWPSADEFRARVLKKKINRLERKGKYLLLRLQGDITLIIHLRMTGQLYIAEAGHVTDRFERIRLHLDSEEVLVYSDARTLGTWYVMPDHELGRVHGLESLGPEPLSEPFTVSYLAAIFRSRTGKIKSLLLNQELIGGLGNIYADESLALAGIYPERPANSLNSDELEALHQAINTVISQALQNAGTTFRDYRNGYRQEGHNQHHLRVYGRKGQACPICGSTIVRIETAGRGTHYCPQCQH, encoded by the coding sequence ATGCCAGAGTTGCCTGAAGTAGAAACGATTCGCCGCAATCTGGAATCCCATATTGTCGATAAACAGATTACGGCAGTAGATATTTTCCTGCCACGGCTGGTAAAATGGCCCTCGGCCGATGAATTTCGAGCGAGGGTCTTAAAGAAGAAAATCAACAGGCTGGAGAGAAAAGGAAAATACTTGCTCTTGCGCTTGCAGGGGGATATTACACTCATTATTCACCTGAGAATGACCGGGCAGTTATATATCGCCGAAGCCGGCCATGTAACTGACCGGTTTGAACGCATCCGCTTGCATTTAGATTCGGAAGAGGTATTGGTTTATTCGGATGCCCGGACCTTGGGCACTTGGTATGTCATGCCGGATCATGAGCTGGGACGTGTACACGGGCTTGAGTCTCTCGGGCCGGAACCGTTATCAGAGCCATTCACGGTTTCCTATCTGGCCGCAATATTTCGCAGCCGCACGGGGAAAATAAAATCATTGCTCCTCAATCAGGAACTGATCGGCGGCCTGGGGAATATATACGCTGATGAAAGCCTGGCATTGGCGGGAATTTATCCTGAACGTCCCGCTAACAGTCTGAACTCAGATGAATTGGAGGCATTGCACCAGGCCATTAACACGGTAATTAGCCAGGCTTTACAAAATGCCGGTACAACCTTTCGGGATTATCGCAACGGTTATAGACAGGAAGGTCACAATCAGCATCATCTCAGGGTGTATGGCCGTAAAGGCCAGGCCTGTCCTATATGTGGCAGCACGATAGTGCGCATTGAAACGGCAGGGAGAGGGACGCACTATTGCCCCCAGTGCCAGCACTAG
- the polA gene encoding DNA polymerase I, whose protein sequence is MSTKFMIIDGSSLVHRAFYALPILSTAGGIYTNAVYGFTTMLLKLLENVKPDAVAVAFDKSRITFRNEFYQAYKAHRQATPSELAEQFSYVRRLVEAFGIKVLEEAGYEADDIIGTVACQAEQHGFDVLIVTGDKDALQLVKPGVQVMLTRKGITDLEVFNPETFFAKYGITPKQFIDMKGLMGDPSDNIPGVAGIGEKTALKLLQQFGDMEAVLQHLDQVSGKKLQETLANSVEIALLSKKLATIVCDMPLAFEAESYKFQPDMAKLQELFILLEFQSLIPRLTGLTAGKTIPALEEHSLPTAQIAVSAEDLAEIRKSLRTDSCLAVFPVVSGAVPALTVDGMAVSCQGQAVYVPADSACWDGILSLLADSSVAKMTHDGKQLLNSCRQMGAPCRHLAFDTIIAAYLIEPSATDYSLNVLSHQYLSQMANVTAGDSQSSDFAVWAARTIEALYPVFRQRLESAGLFSLFADIEVPLVDILSAMETGGITVDTEHLKTINRDLSAKIEKLLAAIYAISGEQFNVNSTKQLGALLFDKLQLPVIKKTKTGYSTDAEVLDKLLGRHPVIEYLLNYRMLTKLKSTYLDGMGILVNSLTGRIHTTFNQTVTTTGRLSSSEPNLQNIPVRTEEGRRIRELFIPGRDWNLILSADYSQIELRVLAHMSDDANLIDAFRQNQDIHTRTASEVFGVSMAEVTPPMRSKAKAVNFGIVYGISDYGLSRDIGVARKEAALYIESYFSRYPGVKKYMEQSVAMAKEQGYVSTLFGRRRYLPDINNSNFSLRSFAERTAMNTPIQGTAADIIKKAMVDVYALMQERRLKSRMLVQVHDELLFEVTEEEKDEVASLVKQAMEQTVELSVPLLVDVNTGENWAAAK, encoded by the coding sequence ATGTCCACGAAATTTATGATTATTGACGGCAGCAGTTTAGTTCATCGCGCTTTTTACGCCTTACCGATTCTTTCAACGGCCGGCGGTATTTATACTAACGCTGTATACGGTTTTACCACCATGTTGCTGAAGCTGTTGGAAAATGTAAAGCCCGATGCCGTGGCTGTCGCCTTTGATAAGAGCAGGATTACCTTTCGCAATGAATTCTACCAGGCCTATAAAGCCCATCGCCAGGCGACTCCTTCTGAACTGGCCGAGCAGTTTTCCTATGTGCGCCGCTTGGTTGAGGCCTTTGGCATCAAAGTTCTAGAAGAAGCCGGATATGAGGCGGATGACATTATTGGCACTGTAGCTTGTCAGGCAGAACAACATGGGTTTGATGTGCTGATCGTAACCGGAGACAAAGATGCGTTACAGTTGGTTAAACCCGGCGTACAGGTCATGCTTACCCGTAAAGGGATTACGGATTTGGAAGTTTTTAACCCGGAAACCTTTTTCGCTAAGTATGGTATAACTCCCAAACAATTTATCGATATGAAAGGCCTCATGGGAGACCCTTCCGACAACATCCCGGGCGTAGCCGGGATCGGCGAAAAGACCGCACTGAAATTACTGCAGCAATTCGGTGATATGGAAGCTGTGCTGCAGCATCTGGATCAGGTATCGGGGAAAAAGCTGCAGGAGACTCTGGCAAACAGTGTTGAAATTGCCTTGTTATCCAAAAAATTAGCTACGATTGTCTGTGATATGCCCCTTGCCTTTGAGGCCGAAAGCTATAAGTTCCAGCCGGATATGGCCAAATTGCAGGAACTGTTTATTCTGCTGGAGTTTCAAAGCCTTATTCCCCGCCTGACAGGCCTGACCGCCGGCAAAACTATCCCGGCCCTTGAGGAGCATAGTCTGCCAACTGCCCAAATTGCCGTTTCTGCTGAAGATTTAGCGGAGATACGGAAAAGTCTAAGGACTGATTCTTGCCTGGCGGTATTTCCAGTCGTGAGCGGAGCGGTTCCGGCTCTGACAGTGGATGGCATGGCTGTCAGCTGTCAGGGCCAGGCAGTATATGTGCCCGCTGATTCTGCCTGCTGGGATGGGATCCTTTCCTTACTGGCGGATTCGTCTGTGGCTAAAATGACCCATGACGGGAAACAACTATTGAATAGTTGCCGTCAGATGGGGGCGCCATGCCGTCATCTGGCCTTTGACACCATTATTGCCGCTTATCTGATTGAGCCCTCTGCCACTGACTATTCATTGAATGTATTAAGTCACCAATACCTCTCACAGATGGCAAATGTTACGGCTGGCGACAGTCAGTCTTCTGATTTTGCCGTCTGGGCTGCTCGCACCATCGAAGCCTTGTACCCTGTTTTTAGACAGCGCCTGGAATCGGCCGGATTATTTTCTCTCTTTGCCGATATCGAAGTTCCTTTGGTTGATATTCTGTCAGCGATGGAGACAGGTGGCATTACAGTTGACACAGAACATTTAAAAACCATAAATCGGGATTTGTCGGCCAAGATTGAAAAGTTATTGGCTGCTATCTATGCCATCTCCGGTGAACAATTTAACGTGAATTCTACGAAACAATTAGGGGCGTTGCTATTTGATAAATTGCAACTGCCAGTCATCAAAAAAACCAAGACCGGCTATTCTACCGATGCGGAAGTGCTGGACAAGCTATTAGGCAGGCACCCGGTAATAGAGTATCTGCTGAATTATCGGATGCTAACCAAATTGAAATCCACCTATCTGGACGGCATGGGGATTCTGGTGAATTCTCTTACCGGACGAATTCATACTACCTTTAACCAAACCGTTACTACTACGGGCCGGTTAAGCAGTTCGGAACCCAATCTGCAAAATATCCCCGTTCGTACGGAAGAAGGGCGCCGTATCCGGGAATTGTTTATTCCCGGACGTGATTGGAATCTGATTTTATCGGCGGATTATTCACAGATTGAACTGCGCGTTTTAGCCCATATGTCAGACGATGCCAACCTGATCGACGCCTTTCGGCAAAACCAGGATATTCATACCAGAACCGCTTCTGAAGTATTCGGGGTATCAATGGCGGAGGTGACTCCGCCGATGCGCTCCAAAGCCAAAGCGGTCAACTTCGGCATTGTCTATGGGATTAGCGATTACGGTTTATCGCGTGATATTGGGGTTGCGCGCAAAGAAGCCGCTCTATATATTGAGAGCTATTTTTCCCGATATCCCGGCGTGAAAAAGTATATGGAACAATCCGTTGCCATGGCTAAGGAACAGGGGTATGTATCCACATTGTTCGGCCGGCGGCGCTACCTGCCGGACATTAACAACAGCAATTTCAGCCTGCGGTCTTTTGCCGAAAGAACGGCCATGAATACGCCGATTCAGGGGACCGCTGCCGATATTATCAAGAAGGCCATGGTGGATGTATATGCCCTGATGCAAGAGAGAAGGCTCAAAAGCCGCATGCTGGTACAGGTACACGATGAACTGCTGTTCGAAGTGACAGAAGAAGAAAAAGATGAAGTAGCCAGTCTGGTTAAGCAGGCTATGGAACAAACGGTAGAGTTGTCAGTGCCGCTGCTGGTGGATGTTAATACAGGGGAAAATTGGGCAGCGGCAAAATAA
- a CDS encoding L,D-transpeptidase family protein produces MAQTSEKKIIVNLPSRTLEYYCGDFVKQYPVAIGSPLTPTPLGQFKITSLDVNPWWYPPNGGQAVPSGPHNPLGYRWIEFLPAYGIHGTNAPWSIGLAVSNGCIRMREPDVEELFEMVSLGTSVSITYERIRICIDRRGKATLSIYPDLYNYRSITPDDVVKKLEESGCGGLLTERDIQNLMKTGTEHQIILAYFHQLMLNGKQLGPKGFSTGEVKYVPVKEVANEMRTAITWDAKNQLVRWGSRFASGKIRGGVLYVASENIPVLFGGQQQYRPDTNTIEMEILTWFLNGIPMNGEPPHMGKVPSVPVLPLAQALGQKISWDAETLTLTIRGRRVPVEMVNGQPYIPITHIFEYFQAYVYWNEAARSVELTYPQGGND; encoded by the coding sequence ATGGCGCAAACATCAGAAAAGAAAATCATAGTGAATCTCCCCAGTCGAACGTTAGAGTATTATTGCGGCGATTTTGTCAAACAGTATCCGGTAGCCATTGGAAGCCCTTTAACACCAACTCCGTTAGGGCAGTTTAAGATTACAAGCTTGGACGTAAATCCCTGGTGGTATCCTCCAAATGGCGGCCAGGCGGTTCCGTCGGGCCCCCATAACCCTCTGGGATACCGCTGGATAGAGTTTCTGCCCGCTTACGGTATTCATGGCACCAATGCTCCCTGGTCCATTGGTTTGGCTGTTTCTAACGGATGCATACGCATGCGTGAGCCGGATGTGGAAGAATTGTTTGAAATGGTATCATTGGGCACTTCGGTCAGCATCACATATGAGCGCATACGGATATGCATAGACCGGCGGGGAAAAGCCACTCTCAGCATCTATCCCGATTTATACAATTACCGTAGTATTACCCCAGATGATGTAGTGAAGAAATTGGAAGAGTCCGGTTGCGGCGGTTTGCTGACAGAGAGAGACATTCAGAATCTGATGAAAACCGGAACAGAACATCAGATAATATTGGCATATTTCCATCAGTTGATGCTGAACGGTAAGCAGCTTGGTCCCAAGGGCTTTTCCACCGGAGAAGTCAAGTATGTGCCGGTAAAGGAGGTAGCTAATGAAATGAGGACGGCGATCACCTGGGATGCAAAGAACCAGTTGGTCCGTTGGGGATCCCGGTTTGCCAGCGGAAAAATAAGAGGAGGGGTGCTGTACGTAGCCTCGGAAAATATTCCTGTTTTGTTTGGCGGACAGCAGCAATACCGACCTGATACCAATACAATTGAAATGGAAATATTAACATGGTTTCTAAACGGAATCCCAATGAACGGAGAACCACCACACATGGGGAAGGTGCCCAGCGTCCCGGTGCTGCCTCTGGCTCAGGCACTGGGGCAAAAAATCAGCTGGGATGCGGAAACCCTCACACTCACGATACGCGGACGGCGGGTTCCGGTTGAAATGGTTAACGGTCAGCCTTATATTCCCATTACTCATATATTTGAATATTTTCAAGCATATGTTTATTGGAACGAAGCAGCCCGAAGCGTTGAACTGACTTACCCTCAGGGCGGAAACGATTAG